A section of the Paenibacillus odorifer genome encodes:
- the thrB gene encoding homoserine kinase, which yields MSIYGRARVKVPASTANLGPGFDTLGMALPLYAWIEMEEAEETVFHLYGDEMNGVAQDKSNLLYKVAQMVFAEAGVTVPELSISMYSEIPLTRGLGSSASAIIGGMAAANTMIGSPLDNAKLFDMATQLEKHPDNVGASLFGGIITAVWDGEHADYVRLEPPQNLEVLVVIPEFELETTKARGLLPTEISVSDAVYNISRTSLLTASLASGRLDLLSRAMQDRLHQPYRAPLIPGMEKLLAEAPEHGALGIALSGAGPTLLCLVDRQETRKSELEAFLKNTMQEHGISARTCWLTPCASGVTTELLEINEMQNVSFLDMIKGVRS from the coding sequence ATGAGTATTTACGGAAGAGCTAGGGTTAAAGTGCCTGCTAGTACTGCCAATCTTGGTCCGGGCTTCGATACTCTGGGTATGGCTTTGCCGCTATATGCCTGGATTGAGATGGAGGAAGCAGAGGAGACTGTTTTTCATCTGTATGGTGACGAGATGAATGGAGTGGCTCAGGATAAGAGCAATTTACTCTATAAGGTCGCTCAAATGGTATTTGCAGAGGCAGGCGTTACGGTGCCTGAATTATCGATATCCATGTACTCGGAGATTCCGCTTACGCGTGGACTCGGCAGCAGTGCCTCAGCTATTATTGGCGGAATGGCCGCAGCGAACACAATGATTGGCTCTCCGCTGGATAATGCTAAGCTGTTTGATATGGCTACCCAGCTTGAGAAACATCCCGATAATGTGGGTGCCTCCTTGTTTGGCGGCATTATTACTGCCGTGTGGGATGGTGAACATGCGGATTATGTTCGGCTGGAACCACCACAAAATCTTGAGGTGCTGGTGGTTATTCCTGAATTCGAACTGGAAACCACAAAAGCGCGGGGATTGCTTCCAACAGAAATCTCAGTTAGTGATGCTGTGTACAACATCAGCAGAACCTCTCTATTGACGGCTTCGCTGGCATCAGGCCGGCTTGACCTGCTTAGCAGAGCGATGCAGGATCGCCTGCATCAGCCGTATCGTGCACCGCTTATACCGGGCATGGAGAAGCTGCTCGCAGAAGCTCCTGAACATGGTGCTTTAGGGATCGCACTTAGCGGTGCTGGACCGACTCTGCTATGTTTAGTGGATCGCCAAGAGACCCGTAAGAGTGAGCTTGAGGCCTTCTTGAAGAATACGATGCAGGAACATGGCATTTCCGCTCGGACCTGCTGGTTAACACCTTGTGCTTCTGGAGTTACTACAGAGCTGCTTGAAATAAACGAGATGCAAAACGTATCATTTTTGGATATGATAAAAGGAGTACGGTCATGA
- a CDS encoding RNA polymerase sigma factor, whose product MFFTILSTVEVNEDVVFLTELYDRYYPIMKKKAYEILQDYDVVDDMIQESFVRLISKAALLRSLDLHKQVSYLVHTVHNTSINHAKQRKRHLNHTSSGITADSIEQIADKQPSIEEMYSLKEDYTEIAKILSELSERDQTLLYNKYILEWSDHKLAASMDVQAVNIRSYLTRARRRAMKLLLKNGGSGV is encoded by the coding sequence ATGTTCTTCACCATCCTATCTACTGTAGAAGTTAACGAGGATGTTGTATTTCTAACAGAGCTATACGATAGGTATTATCCTATTATGAAAAAGAAGGCTTATGAGATCTTGCAGGACTATGATGTTGTTGATGATATGATACAGGAGTCCTTCGTCAGACTAATCAGTAAAGCCGCATTATTGCGTTCCCTAGACCTGCATAAACAAGTATCCTATCTGGTCCATACCGTACATAATACTAGTATTAATCATGCGAAGCAGCGCAAAAGACATCTGAATCATACCTCTTCAGGGATAACCGCTGACAGTATAGAGCAAATAGCCGACAAGCAGCCTAGCATCGAGGAGATGTATAGCCTCAAGGAGGATTACACAGAGATTGCCAAGATACTCAGTGAGTTATCAGAACGGGATCAGACTTTATTGTATAACAAGTACATTCTTGAATGGAGTGATCACAAGCTTGCTGCTTCTATGGATGTCCAAGCGGTGAATATTAGATCCTATTTGACCAGAGCCAGGCGCAGAGCAATGAAGCTGCTTCTTAAGAATGGCGGAAGTGGAGTATGA
- a CDS encoding homoserine dehydrogenase: MKPVKVGLLGLGTVGTGVVRIVEGNQEDLSSQVGSSIVIERIAVNNSNKPREIEVDPAKITTDPWDVIRDPEIDVIVEVMGGIAGTKEYILEALERGKHVVTANKDLMALHGSEILAKAQEKQCDVFYEASVAGGIPIIRTLIEGFSSDKIMKIIGIVNGTTNYILTKMSQEGASYNDVLKEAQDLGYAESDPTSDVEGLDAARKMAILGTLGFRTNVELHDVSVSGISQVSKADIAFAKRLGYEIKLLGIAERQDEEFSISVQPTLIRASHPLASVNGVFNAVYVYGEAVGETMFYGAGAGAMPTATSVVADLVAVIKNLKLGVNGLKQKVPYKQKKLKSDEAIFYKNFLLLHVDDKAGVLAKITQVFAEYDVSLDSVVQQANPNNPDAEIIIVTHNASKASMNKVLRHFEELKVIRRIKSHYRVEG, from the coding sequence ATGAAGCCGGTTAAAGTGGGGTTGCTGGGCCTGGGAACAGTAGGCACAGGTGTAGTTCGTATCGTGGAAGGGAATCAAGAGGATTTAAGCAGCCAGGTAGGCTCTTCAATTGTCATTGAACGTATAGCTGTGAATAATTCTAATAAACCACGCGAAATCGAGGTTGATCCTGCTAAAATAACGACAGATCCATGGGATGTGATTCGTGATCCTGAAATTGATGTCATCGTTGAAGTTATGGGGGGAATCGCGGGAACCAAAGAATATATTCTTGAAGCTTTGGAACGCGGTAAACATGTCGTAACTGCGAACAAGGATTTGATGGCGCTGCACGGCTCGGAGATTCTTGCTAAGGCGCAGGAGAAGCAATGTGATGTCTTTTATGAGGCTAGCGTAGCAGGAGGCATTCCGATTATCCGCACACTTATCGAGGGCTTTTCCTCAGATAAGATTATGAAGATTATAGGTATCGTGAATGGAACGACTAATTACATACTAACCAAAATGAGCCAAGAAGGCGCATCCTATAATGATGTGTTAAAAGAAGCGCAGGATCTGGGATACGCAGAGTCTGATCCAACCTCGGATGTGGAAGGCCTGGACGCTGCCCGCAAAATGGCGATTCTCGGAACCTTAGGTTTCCGTACTAACGTGGAGCTGCATGATGTAAGTGTGAGTGGGATTTCTCAGGTGAGTAAGGCGGATATCGCCTTTGCGAAACGTCTCGGATATGAAATTAAGCTGTTAGGCATCGCTGAACGTCAGGATGAAGAATTCAGCATCAGTGTTCAGCCAACCTTGATTCGGGCTAGTCATCCCTTGGCTTCCGTCAATGGCGTGTTCAACGCAGTTTACGTATACGGGGAAGCAGTGGGAGAGACCATGTTCTACGGTGCGGGTGCGGGCGCAATGCCAACTGCAACCTCAGTGGTAGCTGATTTGGTAGCTGTCATTAAGAACCTTAAACTAGGTGTGAATGGATTGAAGCAAAAAGTACCTTACAAGCAGAAAAAGCTTAAGAGTGATGAAGCTATTTTTTATAAAAACTTTTTGCTTCTGCATGTTGATGATAAAGCAGGGGTATTGGCTAAGATTACTCAAGTGTTTGCCGAATATGATGTAAGTTTGGATTCAGTAGTTCAGCAAGCCAATCCCAATAATCCTGATGCGGAGATCATTATTGTCACTCATAACGCTAGTAAAGCAAGCATGAACAAAGTGCTGCGCCATTTCGAGGAGCTGAAAGTCATCCGCCGGATTAAGAGCCATTATCGTGTGGAAGGTTAA
- a CDS encoding BlaI/MecI/CopY family transcriptional regulator: MKKLPRISQKEQDVLLVFWRDGGNLTASAIADKGDGLGINTVQAAVRNLLKKEYIEISDIVYSGTVLTRSYKPVISAEQYAAYQLQILKINAKNFSVSNFVEHFKENNELDCLKELK, translated from the coding sequence ATGAAAAAACTGCCTAGAATCAGTCAAAAAGAACAAGATGTGTTATTGGTTTTTTGGCGAGATGGCGGAAATTTAACCGCATCAGCCATCGCAGATAAAGGGGACGGATTGGGTATTAATACCGTTCAAGCAGCGGTTCGGAATTTATTGAAAAAGGAATATATTGAAATTTCTGACATTGTATATAGTGGCACCGTATTAACAAGAAGTTATAAGCCTGTTATAAGTGCAGAACAATATGCTGCATATCAGTTGCAAATTTTAAAAATAAATGCTAAGAATTTTTCAGTATCGAACTTTGTAGAACATTTTAAAGAAAATAATGAGTTAGATTGTTTAAAAGAATTGAAGTAG
- a CDS encoding ATP-binding cassette domain-containing protein — MKKFNNFRHFSNYFAIIKTTLSVLFASSKKYFILILVLSSVMALPDIINLIVWQHIIDQIGSLLINDTKDYIIIIYLFLLHFIIVLIKLIINKTTNYVKEIYTVLVDKYITNKTIEIVDSMEMQDFEDPRLHNDIQKTNDESTVRSIGILNNIVEIIMNMTLFVGTISILASYQISIVIIIILSIVPSTIINLKSMSKLFEVYDKRYEKTRYYSSLKDMIVTYENFKEMKLFSNISFIQNIINNIFEKIIEQDKNVKRTLTIKSTVGDSIQHLLTYLLKIIIVVNGIMSKLSIGVIIMSIETATKLQNALINLISCALTLYENCLYLLSFERLNKINSIKSEEVSEDLIKDFVVDSIEFIGVYFKYPSSCNHILEDINLTLKKGFDYAVVGYNGSGKTTLIKLILGLYAPTKGEILINGINRTMYDKKAYFEKMSAMFQDFVKFPLTIRENIGISMVDNINNMPVIIEASVLGQAHDFINELNRKFDTKLLIGWENSEDISTGQWQRLAISRSFVREADVMVFDEPTAALDAKTESEVFENMVNKKTERINIIITHRFTNIKNIDQIIVIHEGKVDAVGDHDFLISNNKIYAELYDIQADNYKGFIKEPALAGELLK, encoded by the coding sequence ATGAAGAAATTCAACAATTTTAGACACTTTAGTAACTACTTTGCTATTATAAAAACTACTCTAAGCGTATTATTCGCCTCTTCAAAAAAATACTTCATATTAATTTTAGTCTTAAGTTCTGTTATGGCTTTACCTGATATCATAAACTTAATTGTATGGCAGCATATAATAGATCAAATAGGTTCTCTTTTAATAAATGACACCAAAGATTATATTATCATAATATATCTCTTTCTTCTTCATTTCATTATTGTACTAATAAAATTAATTATTAATAAAACTACAAATTATGTAAAGGAAATTTATACTGTATTAGTTGATAAGTATATAACAAATAAAACTATTGAAATTGTAGACAGCATGGAAATGCAAGATTTCGAAGATCCAAGACTACATAATGACATCCAAAAAACAAATGACGAGTCAACAGTGAGAAGTATAGGTATTTTGAATAACATTGTTGAGATTATCATGAATATGACTTTATTCGTTGGTACAATAAGTATATTGGCATCTTACCAGATAAGTATAGTGATTATCATCATACTATCAATAGTCCCAAGTACAATAATTAATTTAAAATCTATGTCAAAGTTATTTGAAGTATATGATAAACGATATGAAAAAACTAGGTACTATAGTTCTTTAAAGGATATGATAGTTACATATGAAAATTTCAAAGAAATGAAATTATTTTCCAACATATCTTTTATACAGAATATCATTAATAATATTTTTGAAAAGATAATTGAGCAAGATAAAAATGTAAAAAGAACTTTAACTATAAAATCTACAGTAGGTGATTCTATTCAACATTTACTGACCTATTTATTGAAAATAATTATAGTTGTTAATGGTATTATGAGTAAACTGTCAATCGGTGTGATCATAATGAGTATTGAAACTGCTACCAAGCTGCAAAATGCTTTGATCAATTTAATAAGCTGTGCTTTGACACTATATGAAAATTGTTTGTATTTATTGAGCTTTGAAAGGTTAAACAAAATAAATTCAATAAAAAGCGAGGAAGTTAGTGAGGATTTAATAAAGGATTTTGTCGTGGATTCAATTGAGTTTATAGGAGTTTATTTTAAATATCCAAGCTCATGTAACCATATATTAGAAGATATAAATTTGACATTAAAAAAAGGATTTGATTATGCAGTTGTCGGATATAACGGAAGTGGAAAAACTACGTTGATCAAGCTCATTTTAGGGTTATATGCACCAACAAAAGGCGAGATATTAATCAATGGCATTAATAGAACTATGTACGACAAGAAAGCCTATTTCGAGAAAATGAGCGCGATGTTCCAGGATTTTGTGAAGTTTCCGCTTACAATAAGAGAAAATATTGGAATTTCAATGGTTGATAATATTAACAATATGCCAGTTATAATAGAAGCTTCCGTCTTAGGTCAAGCACATGATTTTATTAATGAATTGAATAGGAAATTTGATACAAAATTATTGATTGGATGGGAAAATAGTGAGGATATTTCAACAGGACAATGGCAAAGACTTGCTATCTCAAGAAGTTTCGTCCGGGAAGCAGACGTTATGGTATTTGATGAACCAACAGCAGCTTTAGATGCTAAGACAGAAAGTGAAGTCTTTGAAAATATGGTAAACAAAAAAACAGAGAGGATTAATATAATTATTACTCATAGATTCACTAATATAAAAAATATTGATCAAATAATTGTAATACACGAAGGAAAAGTAGACGCTGTGGGGGATCATGATTTTCTGATTAGCAATAATAAAATATATGCGGAGCTGTATGACATTCAAGCAGACAACTATAAAGGATTCATTAAAGAGCCTGCTCTTGCTGGTGAGTTGTTAAAATAA
- the pheA gene encoding prephenate dehydratase, whose protein sequence is MKSIAVLPQGSVSHEALLHLFNGEPVKLVHHKLISDVFLSTANGTTDYSVIPIENTIEGSVSLHIDWLINEVDLPMQTEWIFPSIQNLIGNPREFTDTDGNKDFTKMVKILSHPVAMAQCMQFVRKHAPWAELESVGSTSEAVEIVKNNPGKGWAAIGTALGAATHGLEIVDRQITDHNNNYTRFVLVGPQKIDLPRSSTGVKTSVLVTLPEDFPGALHQVLAAFSWRKLNLSRIESRPTKKKLGTYYFYIDVLEPIESVLLPGAIEEISALGCQVRILGSYPTYTYEEEKAEVQ, encoded by the coding sequence ATGAAATCAATAGCGGTATTGCCGCAGGGCTCGGTATCCCACGAAGCGCTGCTGCATTTGTTTAACGGTGAACCTGTAAAGCTTGTGCATCACAAGTTAATTTCCGATGTATTTCTCTCTACGGCGAATGGTACCACCGATTACAGCGTGATTCCGATTGAAAATACCATTGAAGGCTCAGTTAGTCTTCACATCGATTGGCTCATCAATGAAGTGGATCTGCCAATGCAGACGGAATGGATTTTTCCATCGATACAGAATCTTATCGGTAACCCAAGGGAATTCACAGATACAGACGGCAACAAGGATTTCACCAAGATGGTAAAAATCCTTTCGCATCCCGTAGCAATGGCACAATGTATGCAATTTGTTCGTAAGCATGCCCCTTGGGCTGAACTGGAGTCGGTCGGAAGTACCTCTGAAGCTGTGGAAATCGTCAAAAACAATCCTGGTAAGGGCTGGGCTGCTATCGGTACCGCTCTTGGCGCCGCTACTCATGGGCTGGAGATTGTAGATCGGCAAATTACAGATCACAACAACAACTACACACGGTTTGTCCTGGTTGGTCCACAGAAGATAGATCTTCCGCGGAGCAGCACAGGAGTAAAGACGAGTGTTCTAGTAACGCTGCCAGAGGATTTTCCAGGTGCCTTGCATCAGGTGCTTGCTGCTTTTTCCTGGCGGAAACTGAATTTATCGCGGATTGAATCACGACCAACGAAGAAGAAGCTGGGTACTTATTATTTTTATATTGATGTGCTGGAACCGATAGAATCTGTTCTGCTGCCAGGGGCTATTGAAGAAATTAGTGCTTTAGGCTGTCAGGTAAGGATTCTGGGCTCGTATCCCACATACACCTATGAGGAAGAGAAAGCGGAGGTGCAGTAA
- a CDS encoding ACT domain-containing protein, with protein MRERYYLVREDILPDAVLKTMQVKQLLEAGDAKTVNEGVEQVGLSRSAFYKYKDGIHLIHQLERERIVTISMDLEHESGMLSKVLGSVAGHGANVLTIHQSIPLQGRANVVISVEISHLNEELGEMLDSLKEIPGVKRALIVGQG; from the coding sequence GTGAGAGAACGCTATTATTTGGTCCGGGAGGACATATTGCCTGATGCTGTACTTAAGACTATGCAGGTTAAACAATTGCTTGAGGCCGGGGATGCGAAGACCGTAAATGAAGGTGTAGAGCAGGTGGGATTAAGCCGAAGCGCTTTTTATAAATACAAGGATGGAATTCACTTGATCCATCAGCTCGAACGAGAGCGGATCGTTACGATTTCCATGGATTTGGAGCACGAATCTGGAATGCTTTCCAAGGTACTAGGCTCTGTAGCGGGACATGGGGCTAATGTGTTGACGATTCACCAGAGTATTCCGCTGCAAGGGCGGGCAAATGTGGTGATCTCCGTAGAAATTTCACACTTAAATGAGGAACTTGGAGAGATGCTGGATAGTCTGAAAGAGATTCCAGGAGTGAAGCGTGCTTTAATCGTTGGACAGGGATAG
- a CDS encoding radical SAM/SPASM domain-containing protein, translating into MDLYKDNFENFSELFNYIQEYKKEKPAQTALSIGKIFSEHNFYYFYDSGTSKVVMLDNDIAQLFELLISSNKSLDELNQYIYAHNVNVDELMTSINEEDLFKGFKIKHLYNDISLEYIKNEMNTGTTQLILELTGKCNMRCRYCIYHDGYPHNRAFTSKRMSSDTALKSIDYMKLYGDQQEVSITFYGGEPLLEFELLKEVIEYSKVALAGRTIQFSFTTNLSVLTPKMAEYFSTVDNLSILCSIDGPKEIHDMYRVYKNGSGSFDDVFKKFKLLNSVARKNGKEMHISANAVYMPPFSEEKVSQIDDFFTNLDFTHEDFRYQLGYAGPGTVPEELLKSSDYNDQSLRQWQDKQISITSNLEEIKEQTIFNSLDRIHKRSVTKRATNFVPMNGCCVVGSRRLFVSADGDFLACERIGNSPSIGDINQGIIEEKIYKKYVYEFSEVWENICSDCWAAKLCSSCYVDRMDSSGVREPDLAECEYYRSTTERSLRNYHNLLRTSPEQLAIFNEDVLL; encoded by the coding sequence ATGGATTTATATAAAGATAACTTCGAAAACTTTTCAGAACTCTTTAATTACATCCAAGAATACAAAAAAGAAAAACCAGCACAAACAGCACTTTCCATAGGGAAGATATTCTCTGAACATAACTTTTACTACTTCTACGATAGTGGTACAAGTAAGGTTGTGATGCTTGACAATGATATAGCTCAGTTATTTGAATTGTTAATTTCCTCTAATAAAAGCTTAGATGAATTAAATCAATATATTTATGCTCACAACGTTAATGTAGATGAATTAATGACTTCAATTAATGAGGAGGATTTATTCAAAGGATTCAAAATTAAGCACTTATATAATGACATATCCCTAGAGTATATAAAAAATGAAATGAATACAGGGACAACGCAACTCATTTTGGAATTAACTGGAAAATGCAACATGCGTTGTCGCTATTGTATATATCATGATGGGTATCCTCACAATCGGGCGTTTACTTCAAAAAGAATGTCATCTGATACGGCGCTTAAATCTATTGATTACATGAAACTTTATGGGGATCAGCAGGAAGTTTCTATTACTTTTTATGGTGGAGAGCCTTTACTTGAATTCGAGCTATTAAAAGAAGTTATTGAATACTCGAAGGTTGCTTTAGCAGGAAGGACTATACAATTTTCTTTTACTACTAACTTGTCTGTATTAACCCCCAAAATGGCTGAATATTTTTCTACCGTTGACAATTTATCTATTCTTTGTAGCATTGATGGTCCCAAAGAAATACATGATATGTATCGAGTTTATAAGAATGGCTCAGGCTCATTTGATGACGTTTTCAAGAAATTCAAATTATTAAATAGTGTAGCTAGAAAAAATGGTAAAGAAATGCACATAAGTGCAAATGCGGTGTACATGCCTCCGTTTAGCGAAGAAAAGGTTTCTCAAATAGATGACTTTTTTACAAATTTAGATTTTACTCATGAAGATTTCCGATATCAATTAGGTTATGCCGGTCCTGGTACTGTGCCTGAAGAATTGCTTAAAAGCTCCGATTATAATGACCAATCGCTACGACAATGGCAGGATAAGCAAATCAGTATTACTAGCAATTTGGAAGAAATTAAAGAACAAACTATCTTTAATTCACTTGACAGAATTCATAAAAGAAGTGTAACAAAAAGAGCTACTAATTTTGTGCCAATGAACGGTTGTTGTGTTGTTGGATCCCGACGATTATTTGTTTCCGCAGATGGCGATTTTCTCGCATGTGAAAGGATAGGAAACAGTCCTTCAATAGGAGATATAAATCAAGGGATTATTGAGGAAAAGATTTATAAAAAATATGTTTATGAATTTTCCGAAGTTTGGGAAAATATTTGCTCTGATTGTTGGGCTGCTAAACTTTGTAGTAGTTGTTATGTAGACAGAATGGATTCTTCGGGAGTCAGGGAACCTGATCTTGCAGAGTGTGAATATTATAGAAGTACAACAGAACGTAGTTTAAGGAATTATCACAACTTACTTAGGACATCACCGGAACAGTTAGCAATCTTTAATGAAGATGTTCTTTTATAA
- the ilvE gene encoding branched-chain-amino-acid transaminase, with the protein MAEQWIYLDGQHVTKENAKVSVFDHGFLYGDGIFEGIRIYNGNIFKCKEHLDRLYDSAKSIMLDIPLTYDEMLEAMAETIRLNDMRNGYIRLIVSRGPGNLGLDPRRCPKASVIIIVEQLAIYPEQAYLNGLRAVSVSQRRNIPDALNPKIKSLNYLNNILVKIQSNLAEADEAIMMNAQGYVTEGSGDNIFIIKNGVVFTPPCYLGALEGITRLAIIELCEKLGIKLKEEPFTMHDVYIADEVFFTGTAAEVIAAREIDGRIIGEGQAGPITLKLLEEFRNVVDKDGYKVWE; encoded by the coding sequence ATGGCTGAGCAATGGATCTATTTGGATGGACAACACGTAACGAAGGAAAATGCAAAGGTATCCGTTTTTGATCACGGTTTTTTGTATGGAGACGGTATTTTTGAAGGTATCCGTATCTATAACGGCAATATTTTTAAATGTAAAGAGCATTTGGACAGACTGTATGATTCGGCAAAATCGATCATGCTGGACATTCCGCTAACGTATGATGAGATGCTGGAAGCTATGGCTGAAACGATTCGTCTTAACGACATGCGTAACGGCTATATTCGACTGATCGTCTCCCGGGGACCAGGGAACTTAGGTCTTGATCCACGCCGTTGTCCAAAAGCTAGTGTAATTATTATCGTTGAGCAACTGGCTATTTACCCAGAACAAGCGTATTTGAACGGACTTCGTGCAGTTTCTGTGTCCCAACGCCGTAATATTCCGGATGCACTCAATCCAAAGATCAAATCGCTTAATTACCTAAACAATATCCTAGTAAAAATCCAATCCAACTTGGCAGAAGCCGACGAAGCCATCATGATGAACGCTCAAGGTTATGTTACTGAGGGATCGGGCGATAATATTTTCATTATCAAAAATGGTGTAGTTTTCACTCCTCCATGTTACTTGGGAGCCCTTGAAGGAATTACCCGTCTGGCGATCATTGAGCTCTGTGAGAAATTAGGTATTAAACTGAAAGAAGAACCGTTCACAATGCATGATGTTTATATAGCGGACGAGGTGTTCTTCACTGGCACAGCTGCTGAGGTTATTGCAGCACGTGAAATTGACGGCCGGATCATTGGTGAAGGACAAGCGGGTCCAATCACTTTGAAGCTGCTCGAAGAGTTCCGTAATGTGGTTGATAAAGATGGCTATAAGGTTTGGGAATAA
- a CDS encoding LysM peptidoglycan-binding domain-containing protein — protein sequence MKIHIVKQGDSLYALSQKYGVPLQKIIEANPQISNPNVLAVGDKVKIPTAPVSVPENSEVYYKHTVKQGDTLWKLSKAWGIPLKDMVEANPQLKNPNVLMLGEVVNIPKKVSNTSPTQPGYTPSNASEKTQVGGKEYTGPKEQPAAEVVPAPKPETKPEVKPEAKPAPKPVTNISPESNSAPHPSLNIAPINTQNIAPNPAPNMQMEVAPVQEIEMQSLFVQITVPNQEPVAQQEAPKAEKKADNDCSWDNSNGYPGLGGNPYLYDSYQNSPNMNMNWAPSYVQPMAYAPECISPCYFSGNMYSNMSPEQWNPNAAPNISPEQWNPNAAPNISPEQWNPNAAPNISPEQWNPNAAPNISPEQWNPNAAPNVSPEQWSPNAAPNMSPGQWNPMEANVAGMNVGGDFSPYAVPQYGGQTPNLPWPTCGCGGVHIPPVQTYSYDMPVYNTYPEYGNPNAFSAYGAGMPNQGMVPTSTLGAFGGQDNSNIPSNPQYPGIGNYSQHNRVPEIQEPEAFVQESPEAARTETDESTSNASLKNKGSVVKETATGKKAKTSGQPSSKKSKAATKSQGSAASTKKRRNPWISN from the coding sequence GTGAAAATACACATTGTCAAACAAGGCGATAGTTTGTATGCCTTATCGCAAAAGTACGGAGTGCCGTTACAAAAAATTATTGAAGCAAACCCGCAGATCAGTAATCCGAATGTGTTAGCGGTTGGAGACAAAGTAAAAATACCTACGGCCCCTGTATCCGTACCGGAGAACAGTGAAGTTTACTACAAGCACACCGTTAAACAAGGAGATACCTTGTGGAAATTATCTAAAGCCTGGGGAATTCCTTTAAAGGATATGGTTGAGGCCAATCCCCAACTAAAGAATCCAAATGTACTTATGCTAGGGGAAGTAGTTAATATTCCTAAAAAAGTATCCAATACCTCACCGACACAGCCTGGGTATACACCGTCTAACGCGTCAGAGAAAACGCAGGTGGGTGGCAAGGAATATACAGGTCCTAAAGAACAGCCTGCTGCTGAGGTAGTGCCTGCACCTAAACCAGAAACTAAACCAGAAGTAAAACCAGAAGCTAAACCTGCACCTAAACCAGTGACAAATATCTCACCTGAATCCAATTCTGCACCACACCCATCGCTAAACATCGCCCCAATTAATACACAAAATATTGCACCCAATCCTGCGCCTAATATGCAAATGGAAGTTGCTCCAGTGCAAGAAATTGAAATGCAGAGTTTATTTGTTCAGATTACGGTTCCAAATCAAGAGCCGGTTGCTCAACAAGAAGCACCTAAAGCTGAGAAGAAAGCAGACAATGATTGCTCATGGGATAATTCCAACGGATACCCGGGCCTGGGAGGAAATCCTTATCTCTATGATTCATATCAAAATAGCCCTAATATGAACATGAACTGGGCACCAAGTTATGTTCAGCCAATGGCTTATGCACCAGAATGTATTTCACCATGTTATTTTTCGGGCAATATGTATTCTAATATGAGTCCAGAACAGTGGAATCCCAATGCCGCGCCAAACATAAGCCCGGAACAGTGGAATCCCAATGCTGCACCAAACATAAGCCCGGAACAGTGGAATCCCAATGCCGCGCCAAACATAAGCCCAGAACAGTGGAATCCAAATGCCGCGCCAAACATAAGCCCAGAACAATGGAATCCCAATGCAGCGCCTAACGTGAGCCCAGAACAATGGAGTCCCAATGCTGCCCCTAATATGAGTCCAGGACAGTGGAATCCGATGGAGGCTAATGTTGCTGGCATGAACGTAGGCGGGGATTTCTCCCCGTATGCTGTTCCTCAATATGGAGGACAGACGCCGAACCTTCCTTGGCCAACTTGTGGGTGCGGAGGCGTGCATATTCCACCAGTGCAAACTTATTCATATGACATGCCTGTATACAACACCTATCCTGAATATGGGAATCCAAACGCTTTTTCTGCATATGGAGCAGGAATGCCTAATCAGGGAATGGTTCCTACTTCTACGCTTGGAGCATTTGGCGGACAGGATAACTCTAATATTCCATCCAATCCGCAGTATCCAGGGATAGGTAATTATTCGCAGCATAATCGGGTGCCGGAAATTCAAGAACCTGAAGCGTTCGTGCAGGAATCTCCTGAAGCGGCTAGAACAGAGACTGATGAGTCAACTTCTAACGCTTCTCTCAAGAATAAGGGGAGTGTAGTAAAGGAAACAGCAACAGGCAAAAAAGCAAAGACCTCAGGTCAACCTAGCAGCAAGAAAAGCAAAGCTGCTACGAAATCTCAAGGTTCAGCAGCGAGTACTAAAAAACGTAGAAATCCTTGGATTTCAAACTAA